The following are encoded together in the Natator depressus isolate rNatDep1 chromosome 10, rNatDep2.hap1, whole genome shotgun sequence genome:
- the LOC141994956 gene encoding myeloid-associated differentiation marker-like, whose product MPVVELNFRSLITPVGIVRFFEIFLSCTAFSLAAASGHFQGTYGTWCMFTWCFCFLVSMLIVVLELFGFSEKLPLSWDDFTSAFAMLAVLMIFTSSIIYPSTFITDTCSGNKCAYQAATTAMSCVCFIAYTIEVGLTRARPGDRSSFLTTVPGLLKVFEAYVACLIFSLVSEPTTYKTEPGQLWCIAVYSICFIVTLFIIILTIGRCLTYIPFPLEKVLVGYNALAVLLYLTAAIIWPVFNFRGNPRPSSGDSLRIWNRLLGVTFLTFFNLIAYIVDLVYSSKMVFVTSTA is encoded by the coding sequence ATGCCAGTCGTCGAGCTGAATTTCCGCTCCTTGATCACCCCTGTGGGGATTGTCCGGTTCTTTGAGATCTTCCTGTCCTGCACGGCCTTCAGTCTGGCGGCTGCTTCCGGCCACTTCCAAGGAACCTATGGGACCTGGTGCATGTTTACCTGGTGCTTCTGCTTCTTGGTGTCCATGCTGATCGTGGTGCTGGAGCTGTTTGGCTTTTCTGAGAAGCTGCCGCTGTCCTGGGATGACTTCACCAGCGCCTTCGCCATGCTGGCGGTGCTCATGATCTTCACCTCTTCCATCATATACCCTTCCACCTTCATCACCGACACTTGCTCTGGCAACAAATGTGCTTATCAGGCAGCAACTACAGCCATGTCCTGCGTCTGTTTCATTGCTTACACCATCGAGGTTGGACTGACCCGAGCCAGGCCTGGAGATAGGAGCAGCTTCCTCACCACTGTCCCTGGCCTCCTGAAGGTGTTTGAAGCCTACGTGGCTTGTCTTATCTTCTCCTTGGTGAGTGAACCCACGACATATAAAACCGAACCCGGCCAGCTATGGTGCATAGCTGTCTACAGCATCTGCTTCATTGTCACTCTGTTCATCATCATCCTCACCATCGGCCGGTGTCTCACCTACATTCCCTTCCCTTTGGAGAAAGTCCTGGTGGGTTACAACGCCTTGGCTGTACTCCTGTACCTGACGGCTGCCATCATCTGGCCCGTCTTCAACTTCAGAGGGAACCCCAGACCCAGTTCAGGTGACAGTCTTCGCATTTGGAACAGACTGCTGGGCGTGACCTTCCTCACCTTCTTCAACCTCATCGCCTACATCGTCGACCTGGTGTACTCCTCCAAGATGGTCTTCGTGACCAGTACGGCCTAA